A window from Dama dama isolate Ldn47 chromosome 11, ASM3311817v1, whole genome shotgun sequence encodes these proteins:
- the TXNDC9 gene encoding thioredoxin domain-containing protein 9, which yields MEANASVDMFSKVLENQLLQTTKLVEEHLDSEIQKLDQMDEDELERLKEKRLEALKKAQQQKQEWLSKGHGEYREIPSERDFFQEVKESKKVVCHFYRDSTFRCKILDRHLVILSKKHLETKFLKLNVEKAPFLCERLRIKVIPTLALVKDGKTQDFVVGFSDLGNTDDFTTETLEWRLGCADILNYSGNLMEPPFQSQKKFGTNFTKLEKKTIRGKKYDSDSDDD from the exons ATGGAAGCGAACGCATCTGTTGACATGTTTTCAAAAGTCCTAGAGAATCAGTTGCTTCAAACCACCAAACTAGTGGAAGAACATTTGGATTCGGAAATTCAGAAACTAGATCAGATGGATGAGGATGAATTGGAACGCCTCAAAGAAAAGAGACTCGAGGCTCTGAAGAAAGCTCAACAGCAGAAACAA GAATGGCTTTCAAAAGGACATGGGGAGTACAGAGAAATCCCTAgtgaaagagatttttttcaagaggtcaaggagagtaaaaaagtggtttgccatttctacAGAGACTCCACATTCAG GTGTAAAATACTAGACAGACATTTGGTGATATTGTCCAAGAAACATCTTGAGACCAAATTTTTGAAACTGAATGTGGAAAAAGCACCTTTCCTTTGTGAGAGACTGCGTATCAAAGTCATCCCCACACTAGCACTGGTGAAAGATGGAAAAACACAGGATTTTGTTGTTGGATTTTCTGACCTAGGAAATACAGATGACTTCACCACAGAAACCTTGGAGTGGAGGCTGGGTTGTGCTGATATTCTTAATTACAG tgGAAATTTAATGGAGCCACCATTTCAGAGCCAAAAGAAATTTGGAACAAACTTCACAAAGCTGGAAAAGAAAACTATTCGAGGAAAGAAATATGATTCAGACTCTGATGATGATTAG